Genomic window ([Empedobacter] haloabium):
GGCGCAGCTTGTGCGGGACCATCACGGCGATTGGAGGCAGGTGACGACTGCGACGGCCGCTTCGGAACACGATGTTCCTGGTTGCGACTTCCAGACAGCGATTTCAGATTAGATCGACCATCGATCTTGTCAAGCCAACTCATGTTCAGAGCTGTGCCCTCAAGCTCGATTTCCAGACGCGCGGATTTTGTAGTTGACGGACCATTTATTTTGTAACCCCTACCATGCTCAAAAATTCGTAGGGACGCCACGTGCGCAAGGATTCCTCTGTTTGTGCCGTCTCGCGCTAGCGTGCCTGAAATCCCGTCTAACCGTTACATCGCGAACGCATGCAGTCGCATTCGGCACCGTGCCGGCATGCACACAGCTTCAGCGTCGCCGATGCTGGAATCCGAAAGCAGATCGCAGCGTTGCCGGGCCGGTACCGGTACGTTGCCGATCGCGAATGGCGCTTAAAAAAACGTGTCTTTGCGGCTGTCACGTTGCGGTGTCGCGCGGTATCGTTCGGGCGAATGCTGACGATGGAGGTGAACGTGAACCGGATAGTACGAGCTGTCGACGTTGGACGCGGCAACGTCAAGTTTATCGCCACAGTCAGCGGTGTCGATTTTAAGTGCGAAATGTTCCCAGCCGAAGCGCATCCTACCGAGGTGCTGCCTGAACAGGATGGCTGGAGCGCTCGACGCAAGACCGTTGGAATCCCGATCGGGAAGCTGATCTACGAGGTCGGCCCTGACGTGGCGCTGGCGGCCGACGTCTTCAATGCCGCCGTACTGCAGCACGACCGATACTGTGAGAGCGACGAATACCTGGCGTTGCTGCTTGGGGCCATCCATTACATGGACGTGCCCGTGATCGACCTGCTGATCGTCGGGCTGCCGGTGGCGACATTCAAGCTGCGCAAGGTCGTCACTGCACTGGAACGCCGGCTGACGGGGCAACATGCCCTCGGCGGCACTCGCAGCGTCACTGTCGCCAAGGCCAAGGCTGTACCGCAGCCGGTTGGAGCGCTAATGTCTTACGGGCTCTTGCAGAATCGCTTGGCCGAAGTGCGCAAGGAACGCAGCCTGATCGTCGATCCTGGACGTCGAACTTTCGACTGGCTGGTCACGCAGGGAATGCAGCAGATCGAGAAACGCAGCCACTCGGTCAACCGCGGCATGTTCGATGTCCTGCAATCGATAGCCGACGGTATCGGGCGCTCCACGAGCTCCCAGTTCCGTGATTTCGACGCGATCGACATCGCGCTGCGCACGCGCAAGCGGCCGGTTGTGTTCCAGTCCGAATACGATATTGAGCAGCACCTTCCGCTCGCGCGAAAGATTCCAGAGCAGGCCGTGGCCGAGATGATGCGCTATGTCGGCGACGCCGGGGACATCAAGAACATCCTCTTGGTCGGAGGCGGAGCCTTTTTCTTCAAGCCGGCGCTGAAAGCCGCTTTCCCTCGTCACGCCATCCACGAGATTAAAGATCCGCTGTTCGCCAACGTGCGAGGTTTTCAATACGCCGGCATCGATCTGGCACGTAGCTTGTGCTCGCAGCATGCCGAGGTGATGGCACTGCCAACGTTGGAGGCACCATGACGATGCCCATGCGAATCAGCTTTCTGCTGGCTCGGGAAGATAACGCACGTCTATACGACGAGCTTGCGCAGTTCCCCAAGGGCCAGCGCAGGGTGAACCGGTTACGCACGCTGGCGTATGACGGCCTGTTGACGCAGCAGGGCGCAGCCGTACCAGTTGTCGCCGGCACCGATCGCCTGCCAACCACGGCGTGCATCCCCGGTGTTTCTGCGGAGCGAACGGAGGCCGCCCTGGAACTTTTCAGCGACCCCATAGCGGAGTGAGACGACATGAAGCACATCCGATACACCTCTGCATCAGAGCTAACGGAGCAGGCGTTCTGCGAAAAGAAGATGTTGTTCGCCGTGCGCCTGGGACGTCGCGAATCTCGCTTACGACGGCAGGCCCAGGCCGTCGGCGATCGTGCACATGAGGCGTTTCACCGCGACGCCATGAGCAGTGAACCGCGGCTCAGCGGAGCAGCAGGGAAGCCGTGGTGCTTCATTGCGTCCGAAGTGTTTGGGACCAATGCAAGCGAAACTCGATTGCTGCGTGCGTTCCGCGACAGGGTGCTCCGCAGGTATGCCGCCGGTCGCGCCTTTGTCCGCCTTTACTACCGGCATTCACCAGTAATTGCGTGCTCCCTGCACTCGCATCCTATGTGGCGTGCCGCGACGTATTGGCTGCTCAAAGCCGTTGTCGCAGTCCTGGCTATGTGGCGCATCTAATCCGATACAGGGGAATGAAATGTTCAGTAACGTCTACTGGCTTGCCATCATCCTGGTCGGCATCGCCGGCTTTGTCCACGTGCTGGCTGCGCTCTGGCGGGAGCGTGGCTGGCTGCCTCCAGACCTGGCTCGTGGACAGCTGATCTACTCCGAAAGGCTGTTTCATGGCGACCGGGAGTTGCCTGTTGTCGCGCGGGTGGACCGGGCCTACCTGGTCGATGGTGTCATCCACCTTGTCGAGTTGAAGACCCGGCCGCGTGTTCGCGTGTACGAAACGGATGTCGTTGAGCTGTCTGTACAACGAGTCGCGGTCCAGATTTCGACCGGCAAGGCGGTAAGCCTGATCGGTACCGTGGTCGTCCAGCACACCCGCTCACGAAAGCGATTCGTACGAAGAGTTCAGCTGCTGGACACGGCTGCGGTTGCGCGGTTACTGAGGCGGCGCTTGCTCGTGCTGCAGGGTCAGGCCCAGCCGGCAGCAACGCCGTACCAGGGTCGCTGCCGGACGTGCGAGTATCGGATGGAATGCAAGGGAGTTGCGTCGGCGCGAGTGTATCCGATCGTTACAAGGTTCCACTAGCCGACCCCGTCGCGAACCCCGGCGGGCAGAGGGGAACCTGAGGGCTCCATATCATCCTTACCGAAGTACCGGTGGGCGCTCGATCGCTTGGGCGACCGGGACGTCACGAAGCGCCTCGGCAAGCGTCTGGCTAATGATGCTGGCCTGCGACGGATGTGGGCCAAAATTATAGGCTGGCTTCCCGCTGGCGGCTGTCAGTTCGTCGATGGTGCCTACCGAATCGACCAGTCCGATTTCCTTCGCCTGTAGCCCGGTCCAGACTTCGCCAGTCGAGTAATCAGTACCTACCTTGAGGCGCGCTCCGCGGCGACGTTGAAGTTCCATCATAAACGTCGCTCCGGCGTGGCTCACCA
Coding sequences:
- a CDS encoding CFI-box-CTERM domain-containing protein, with the translated sequence MKHIRYTSASELTEQAFCEKKMLFAVRLGRRESRLRRQAQAVGDRAHEAFHRDAMSSEPRLSGAAGKPWCFIASEVFGTNASETRLLRAFRDRVLRRYAAGRAFVRLYYRHSPVIACSLHSHPMWRAATYWLLKAVVAVLAMWRI
- a CDS encoding PRTRC system protein D gives rise to the protein MQSHSAPCRHAHSFSVADAGIRKQIAALPGRYRYVADREWRLKKRVFAAVTLRCRAVSFGRMLTMEVNVNRIVRAVDVGRGNVKFIATVSGVDFKCEMFPAEAHPTEVLPEQDGWSARRKTVGIPIGKLIYEVGPDVALAADVFNAAVLQHDRYCESDEYLALLLGAIHYMDVPVIDLLIVGLPVATFKLRKVVTALERRLTGQHALGGTRSVTVAKAKAVPQPVGALMSYGLLQNRLAEVRKERSLIVDPGRRTFDWLVTQGMQQIEKRSHSVNRGMFDVLQSIADGIGRSTSSQFRDFDAIDIALRTRKRPVVFQSEYDIEQHLPLARKIPEQAVAEMMRYVGDAGDIKNILLVGGGAFFFKPALKAAFPRHAIHEIKDPLFANVRGFQYAGIDLARSLCSQHAEVMALPTLEAP